From the unidentified bacterial endosymbiont genome, one window contains:
- the lptB gene encoding LPS export ABC transporter ATP-binding protein, with protein sequence MATLTAKNLAKAYKGRRVVEDVSLTVNSGEIVGLLGPNGAGKTTTFYMVVGIVARDAGNIIIDDEDISLLPLHARARRGIGYLPQEASIFRRLSVYDNLMAVLQIRDDLTHEQRTDRANELMEEFHIEHLRDSLGQALSGGERRRVEIARALAANPKFILLDEPFAGVDPISVIDIKRIIEHLRDSGLGVLITDHNVRETLAVCERAYIVSQGHLIAHGTPQQILDDEHVKRVYLGEDFRL encoded by the coding sequence ATGGCAACATTAACCGCAAAAAATCTCGCGAAAGCCTACAAGGGTCGCCGTGTGGTAGAAGATGTCAGTCTGACCGTCAACTCCGGCGAAATCGTGGGCCTGCTTGGCCCTAACGGTGCGGGCAAAACCACAACCTTCTACATGGTCGTGGGTATTGTGGCGCGCGATGCCGGCAACATTATCATTGATGATGAAGACATCAGCCTGCTGCCGCTGCATGCGCGCGCGCGTCGTGGTATTGGCTATCTGCCTCAGGAAGCCTCCATTTTCCGCCGCCTGAGTGTGTACGATAACCTGATGGCGGTACTGCAAATTCGGGACGACCTGACCCACGAACAGCGCACCGACCGCGCTAATGAGTTGATGGAAGAGTTTCACATTGAACACCTGCGCGACAGCCTCGGGCAGGCGTTGTCCGGCGGTGAACGCCGTCGCGTTGAGATTGCGCGCGCGCTGGCGGCAAATCCAAAATTTATCCTTCTGGATGAACCCTTTGCAGGCGTTGACCCGATTTCCGTTATCGACATCAAACGTATCATTGAACACTTGCGCGACAGCGGGCTTGGCGTACTGATCACAGACCACAACGTCCGTGAAACGCTGGCCGTATGTGAGCGCGCCTATATTGTCAGCCAGGGCCATCTGATTGCCCACGGTACGCCGCAGCAAATCCTCGATGATGAACATGTTAAGCGCGTGTACCTTGGGGAAGACTTCAGACTCTGA
- the rpoN gene encoding RNA polymerase factor sigma-54, which produces MKQGLQLRLSQQLAMTPQLQQAIRLLQLSTLELQQELQQALDSNPLLEQTDLHDEVDTQQTQDTETLDTADALEQKEMPDELPLDASWDEIYTAGTPSGTRADYQDDELPVYQGETTQSLQDYLMWQVELTPFSDTDRAIATSIVDAVDETGYLTVTLDDILESIGDEEIEIEEIEAVLKRIQRFDPVGVAAKDLRDCLLIQLSQFDNATPWVNEARVIISDHLELLANHDFRTLMRITRFKEEVLKEAVNLIQSLDPRPGQSIQTSEPEYVIPDVLVRKHNDRWVVELNSDSIPRLQINQHYASMCTSVRNDADNQYIRSNLQEARWLIKSLESRNDTLLRVSRCIVEQQQAFFEQGEEYMKPMVLADIAQAVEMHESTISRVTTQKYLHSPRGIFELKYFFSSHVNTEGGGEASSTAIRALVRKLIAAENPAKPLSDSKLTTILSDQGIMVARRTVAKYRESLSIPPSNQRKQLV; this is translated from the coding sequence ATGAAGCAAGGTTTGCAATTAAGGCTCAGCCAACAGCTGGCAATGACGCCGCAGTTACAACAGGCCATTCGCCTGTTGCAACTGTCCACGCTGGAACTCCAACAAGAGCTCCAGCAAGCGCTGGACAGCAATCCGCTGCTGGAGCAAACCGATCTTCATGACGAGGTAGACACTCAGCAAACGCAAGACACCGAAACGCTCGACACCGCAGATGCTCTTGAACAAAAAGAGATGCCGGACGAACTGCCTCTGGATGCCAGCTGGGATGAAATCTACACCGCCGGAACCCCTTCCGGAACGCGAGCAGACTACCAGGACGACGAGCTACCGGTCTATCAGGGTGAAACCACTCAGTCGCTCCAGGATTATCTGATGTGGCAGGTTGAACTGACGCCGTTTTCCGATACCGACCGCGCGATTGCGACGTCCATCGTCGATGCAGTGGATGAGACCGGCTATTTGACCGTAACGCTGGACGATATTCTGGAAAGCATCGGCGACGAAGAGATCGAAATTGAAGAGATTGAAGCCGTGTTGAAGCGTATTCAGCGTTTCGACCCGGTGGGCGTTGCCGCAAAAGATCTGCGTGACTGCCTGTTGATCCAGCTTTCGCAATTCGATAACGCGACACCGTGGGTTAACGAAGCCCGCGTCATTATCAGCGATCATCTTGAGCTGTTGGCTAACCATGATTTCCGCACGTTGATGCGCATTACCCGTTTTAAAGAAGAGGTGCTGAAAGAGGCGGTTAACCTAATCCAGTCGCTCGATCCTCGCCCCGGCCAGTCGATCCAGACTAGCGAACCTGAGTATGTTATTCCTGATGTGCTGGTTAGAAAACACAATGACCGCTGGGTCGTTGAACTGAATTCAGACAGTATTCCTCGCCTGCAAATTAACCAGCACTATGCCTCCATGTGTACCAGCGTGCGTAACGACGCCGACAATCAATACATTCGCAGTAATTTGCAGGAAGCGCGGTGGTTGATCAAAAGCCTGGAGAGCCGAAATGATACGCTTTTACGCGTAAGCCGCTGTATCGTCGAACAGCAGCAGGCATTCTTCGAGCAGGGTGAAGAGTACATGAAACCGATGGTGCTGGCGGACATCGCCCAGGCCGTCGAGATGCATGAATCAACCATTTCCCGTGTAACTACGCAGAAGTATCTGCACAGCCCGCGCGGTATTTTTGAGCTTAAATATTTCTTCTCCAGCCATGTGAACACCGAAGGCGGCGGCGAAGCCTCGTCAACGGCGATCCGCGCACTGGTGAGGAAGTTGATCGCCGCGGAGAACCCCGCGAAGCCACTGAGTGACAGTAAGTTAACCACCATACTGTCCG
- the lptC gene encoding LPS export ABC transporter periplasmic protein LptC: protein MSKTRRWVIILLTLIALVLIGVNLADRDDTQTQAVNTSEPTYKSDHSDTVVYSPEGALNYRLIAQHVEYFSDDGISWFTQPVMTTFDTNKAPTWSIKSDRAKLTNDRMLYLYGNVEVNALSADSQLRKITTDNAQINLVTQDVTSQDLVTLYGTTFNSSGLRMRGNLRSKNAELIEKVRTSYEIQNKQTQP, encoded by the coding sequence ATGAGTAAAACCAGACGTTGGGTAATCATTCTGCTTACGCTTATCGCCCTGGTGTTGATTGGCGTGAACCTTGCCGACCGTGACGATACGCAAACGCAAGCGGTCAACACAAGCGAGCCAACTTATAAAAGCGATCATAGCGACACCGTGGTCTACAGCCCGGAAGGCGCACTGAACTATCGCCTGATTGCCCAACACGTAGAATACTTTTCAGATGATGGCATTTCATGGTTTACCCAGCCGGTGATGACCACGTTCGATACCAACAAAGCCCCAACGTGGTCGATCAAGTCCGACAGGGCGAAACTGACGAATGACCGTATGCTTTATCTGTATGGAAACGTTGAAGTCAACGCCCTGAGCGCTGACTCGCAGCTGCGCAAAATTACGACAGATAATGCCCAGATAAACCTGGTAACACAGGATGTCACATCCCAGGATCTGGTTACACTGTATGGCACAACATTTAATTCCAGCGGTCTAAGAATGCGCGGGAACTTACGCAGCAAAAACGCCGAGCTGATTGAAAAGGTTAGAACCTCCTATGAAATTCAAAACAAACAAACTCAGCCTTAA
- the kdsD gene encoding arabinose-5-phosphate isomerase KdsD — protein MSHIELQPGFDFQKAGKEVLEIEREGLAQLDQYINQDFSQACEKISYCAGKVVVMGMGKSGHIGRKMAATFASTGTSSFFVHPGEAAHGDLGMVTPQDVVIALSNSGESNEILALIPVLKRLQVPLICMTSRPESSMARAADIHLCVKVPKEACPLGLAPTSSTTAALVMGDALAVALLKARGFTPEDFALSHPGGALGRKLLLRVNDIMHTGDEIPHVSKEASLRDALLEITRKNLGMTVVCNGLMKIEGIFTDGDLRRVFDMGVDVRTLGIADVMTPGGIRVRPGTLAVDVLNLMQSRHITSVMVADGDQLLGVVHMHDLLRAGVV, from the coding sequence ATGTCGCACATAGAATTGCAGCCGGGTTTTGACTTTCAGAAAGCAGGAAAAGAGGTTCTGGAGATTGAACGTGAAGGTCTGGCGCAGTTAGATCAGTACATTAATCAGGATTTTAGTCAGGCATGTGAGAAGATATCCTATTGTGCCGGTAAAGTCGTGGTGATGGGGATGGGAAAATCCGGCCACATTGGGCGCAAAATGGCGGCGACCTTTGCCAGCACGGGCACCTCCTCTTTCTTTGTTCACCCCGGAGAGGCCGCGCACGGCGATCTGGGTATGGTCACGCCGCAGGATGTGGTCATTGCCCTGTCAAATTCGGGCGAATCCAATGAGATCCTGGCGCTGATCCCGGTGCTAAAGCGCCTGCAGGTTCCGCTTATCTGCATGACCAGCCGACCCGAAAGCAGCATGGCGCGGGCGGCGGATATTCACCTGTGCGTGAAAGTGCCTAAAGAGGCCTGTCCGCTGGGTCTTGCGCCGACATCCAGCACCACGGCTGCGCTGGTGATGGGCGATGCCCTGGCGGTTGCGCTGCTAAAAGCGCGTGGTTTTACGCCCGAAGATTTCGCGCTCTCCCATCCCGGCGGTGCGCTTGGGCGCAAACTGCTGTTGAGGGTGAACGACATTATGCACACGGGCGATGAGATACCTCATGTCAGTAAAGAGGCCTCGCTGCGCGATGCGCTGCTGGAGATAACCCGTAAAAATCTGGGTATGACGGTGGTTTGCAACGGCCTGATGAAGATTGAGGGGATTTTTACCGATGGCGACCTACGCCGCGTGTTCGATATGGGTGTAGATGTCCGTACGCTTGGGATTGCCGATGTTATGACCCCAGGCGGCATCCGCGTGCGTCCGGGCACGCTGGCTGTGGATGTGCTGAACCTGATGCAGTCCCGTCATATCACCTCAGTGATGGTTGCAGATGGCGACCAATTGCTGGGTGTGGTACATATGCATGATCTGCTACGCGCAGGCGTAGTGTAA
- the kdsC gene encoding 3-deoxy-manno-octulosonate-8-phosphatase KdsC has protein sequence MSNAGASLATCYGPVSTHMMAKAENIRLLILDVDGVLSDGLIYMGNNGEELKAFNVRDGYGIRCAITSGIEVAIITGRKAKLVEDRCETLGITHLYQGQSDKRVAFNDLLGKLSIAPENVAYVGDDLIDWPVMAEVGLSIAVADAHPLLTPRADYVTYINGGRGAVREVCDLLLLAQGKLDEAKGQSI, from the coding sequence ATGAGTAATGCGGGTGCATCCCTTGCAACCTGTTATGGCCCGGTCAGTACCCACATGATGGCGAAAGCGGAAAACATCCGCCTGCTGATTCTGGATGTGGATGGCGTACTCTCCGATGGTCTGATTTATATGGGCAACAATGGCGAAGAGCTGAAAGCATTTAACGTTCGCGACGGCTACGGTATTCGTTGTGCGATTACATCAGGTATTGAAGTTGCTATCATCACCGGACGGAAAGCTAAACTCGTAGAAGACCGCTGCGAAACGCTGGGCATTACCCACCTGTATCAGGGGCAATCCGATAAGCGGGTCGCCTTCAACGATCTACTGGGTAAACTGTCTATCGCACCGGAAAACGTAGCCTACGTTGGGGACGATTTGATTGACTGGCCGGTCATGGCAGAGGTGGGCCTCAGCATTGCGGTTGCCGATGCACATCCGCTGCTTACCCCGCGAGCGGATTACGTAACCTATATCAACGGTGGCCGCGGTGCTGTACGTGAAGTCTGCGATCTGCTTCTGCTGGCGCAGGGCAAGCTTGATGAGGCCAAAGGGCAATCAATATGA
- the lptA gene encoding lipopolysaccharide ABC transporter substrate-binding protein LptA, producing the protein MKFKTNKLSLNVLIASAMLAASLPALAVTGDTEQPIHIESDAQSLDMQGNVVTFTGNVVMTQGTIKINADKVVVTRPGGEQGKEIIDGYGNPATFFQMQDNGKPVKGRASHMHYELAKDLVILTGNAYLEQLDSNITGDQITYLVKEQKMKATSEKGRRVTTVLVPSQLQDKGQAPAQKKSN; encoded by the coding sequence ATGAAATTCAAAACAAACAAACTCAGCCTTAACGTTCTTATCGCCAGCGCGATGCTTGCAGCCAGCCTCCCCGCGCTTGCTGTCACTGGCGATACCGAACAGCCGATTCATATTGAATCGGACGCCCAGTCTCTGGATATGCAGGGTAACGTGGTGACCTTTACCGGTAACGTCGTGATGACCCAGGGCACCATCAAAATCAACGCCGATAAAGTGGTCGTTACCCGTCCGGGTGGCGAGCAGGGCAAAGAGATTATCGATGGCTATGGCAACCCTGCGACCTTCTTCCAGATGCAGGACAACGGCAAGCCGGTGAAAGGTCGCGCCTCACATATGCATTACGAACTGGCGAAGGATCTGGTTATCCTGACCGGTAACGCTTATCTGGAGCAACTGGACAGTAATATTACCGGCGATCAGATCACCTATCTGGTGAAAGAGCAAAAAATGAAGGCCACCAGCGAGAAAGGCAGACGCGTCACCACCGTGCTTGTTCCATCGCAACTGCAGGACAAAGGCCAGGCCCCGGCACAGAAGAAGAGTAACTAA
- a CDS encoding calcium/sodium antiporter: MLLATALLIIGLLLVVYSADRLVFAASILCRLMNVPPIVIGMTVVSVGTSLPEIIVSVTASLHGQVDLAIGTAIGSNIVNILLILGLAALLHPFRVHSDVLRRELPLMLIVSLLVGCVFYDGVLSYSDGLFLLALAVIWLLYSVKIARQAEKQGHDSLTREQVAELPRDGNLPVALLWLGVALIIMPMATRMVVDNATVLANYFTLSELTIGLTVIAIGTSLPELATAIAGARKGEDDIAIGNIIGSNIFNIAIVMGIPALISPGPFNPLAFTRDYGVMLLVSVIFALLCWRRQRQIGKGAGALLTGGFIVWLAMLYWLSPLLSG, from the coding sequence ATGCTTTTAGCAACAGCACTGTTAATAATTGGATTACTTTTGGTGGTCTACAGTGCTGACCGTTTGGTGTTTGCTGCCTCAATCTTGTGCCGACTGATGAACGTACCGCCCATCGTCATCGGGATGACCGTTGTCAGCGTGGGTACTTCACTTCCAGAAATCATCGTCTCCGTCACGGCGTCGCTACACGGCCAGGTAGACCTTGCGATCGGCACGGCAATTGGCTCTAACATCGTTAATATACTGCTTATTTTAGGCTTAGCGGCGCTACTGCATCCCTTTCGCGTGCATTCTGATGTTCTACGCCGTGAATTGCCGCTAATGTTGATCGTAAGTTTGCTGGTGGGCTGTGTTTTTTATGATGGCGTACTGAGCTACAGCGATGGCCTTTTCCTGCTGGCGCTGGCGGTGATATGGCTGCTTTATAGCGTTAAAATTGCCCGCCAGGCCGAAAAGCAGGGTCATGACAGCCTCACGCGCGAGCAGGTTGCCGAACTCCCTCGCGATGGCAATCTGCCCGTTGCACTGCTTTGGCTTGGCGTCGCGCTGATCATCATGCCGATGGCAACGCGTATGGTGGTGGATAACGCTACGGTGCTGGCTAACTATTTCACCCTAAGCGAATTAACGATAGGCCTGACGGTGATTGCCATTGGCACCAGCCTGCCGGAGCTGGCTACGGCGATAGCAGGCGCGCGAAAAGGTGAGGATGATATCGCGATTGGCAACATCATCGGCTCGAACATTTTTAATATCGCCATCGTGATGGGCATCCCCGCCCTGATATCGCCAGGGCCATTTAACCCCCTGGCCTTCACGCGCGATTACGGCGTGATGCTGCTGGTCAGCGTCATTTTCGCCCTGCTCTGCTGGCGTCGGCAACGGCAGATCGGCAAAGGCGCAGGCGCGCTGCTGACAGGTGGATTTATCGTATGGCTGGCGATGCTGTACTGGCTCTCGCCTCTTCTCTCTGGGTAA